One Sediminibacillus dalangtanensis genomic region harbors:
- a CDS encoding LiaI-LiaF-like domain-containing protein: MKKQNIFTGFLLIGIGCYFFLQQFQIPFFTDFYSWPTLLMIIGIVFLFHSYFSKEYKNLFPGTILLGLGLHFFGLRHYGFWIDHWGVYPLIIGIAFLIRFQKTKSGLLPGLLLLGIALFAIYSINKPGWFNWINETASLLESFWPLLLIAIGGYLIYRKK, encoded by the coding sequence GTGAAGAAACAAAACATTTTTACCGGATTTTTGTTGATCGGTATCGGCTGCTACTTTTTTCTCCAACAGTTCCAGATACCCTTTTTCACCGATTTTTATTCCTGGCCAACATTGTTAATGATTATCGGTATTGTATTTCTGTTTCATAGTTACTTTTCCAAGGAGTACAAAAATTTATTCCCGGGGACGATTCTCCTTGGATTAGGTCTCCACTTCTTCGGTTTGCGCCATTATGGTTTCTGGATTGACCATTGGGGTGTTTACCCATTGATCATTGGCATTGCATTTCTAATCCGGTTTCAAAAGACAAAAAGCGGATTGCTACCCGGTTTGTTGTTACTGGGGATTGCTTTGTTCGCTATCTATTCGATTAACAAGCCGGGCTGGTTCAACTGGATAAACGAAACGGCTTCTTTGCTGGAAAGCTTTTGGCCGCTTCTCTTGATTGCCATCGGTGGTTATCTTATTTATCGAAAAAAGTAG
- the yihA gene encoding ribosome biogenesis GTP-binding protein YihA/YsxC, which translates to MKVTEAEIVISAVSKKQYPGDMLPEIALAGRSNVGKSSFINKMINRKNLARTSSKPGKTQTLNFYKINQSFYFVDVPGYGYAKVSKKEREKWGKMMEEYFMERENLKAAVLIVDIRHQPTEDDIMMYDFLKHFELPVIVVATKLDKVSKTKRAAHLQTVIKTLQADVEDIVLPFSAETAEGKEEAWKVLQSFL; encoded by the coding sequence ATGAAAGTAACTGAGGCGGAAATCGTAATAAGTGCAGTATCAAAAAAGCAATATCCAGGCGATATGCTACCAGAAATAGCATTGGCAGGCAGGTCAAACGTCGGCAAATCTTCTTTCATCAACAAAATGATCAACCGGAAGAATCTTGCCAGGACCTCCTCCAAGCCGGGGAAAACCCAGACATTGAATTTTTATAAAATTAATCAAAGTTTTTACTTCGTGGATGTGCCCGGTTATGGCTATGCCAAAGTTTCCAAGAAGGAACGGGAAAAGTGGGGCAAGATGATGGAAGAATACTTCATGGAGCGGGAAAACCTGAAGGCTGCTGTTCTTATTGTAGATATCAGGCATCAACCCACAGAAGATGATATTATGATGTATGACTTTTTGAAGCATTTCGAACTTCCCGTCATCGTAGTCGCTACGAAATTGGATAAGGTTTCGAAAACCAAACGGGCAGCACACCTGCAAACAGTAATTAAAACACTGCAGGCTGATGTCGAGGATATTGTCCTTCCTTTTTCAGCAGAAACGGCAGAAGGAAAAGAAGAAGCTTGGAAAGTGTTACAAAGTTTTTTGTGA